A part of Rhinolophus ferrumequinum isolate MPI-CBG mRhiFer1 chromosome 11, mRhiFer1_v1.p, whole genome shotgun sequence genomic DNA contains:
- the ROM1 gene encoding rod outer segment membrane protein 1 produces the protein MALVLPLALPLQPRIRLAQGLWLLSWLLAVASSLTLLCSGHLLVQLWHLGTFLAPSCQFTALPQVALAVGAVALGTGLVGAGASRASLDAAQYPPWRRVLGPLLVAGTAGGGGLLVLALGLALALPGSLDTGLEEGLGAAMAHYKDTEVPGHCHAKQLLDELQLRHHCCGRHGYKDWFGVQWVSSRYLDPGDQDVVDRIQSNVEGLYLIDGVPFSCCNPHSPRPCLQSRLSEPHAHLLFDPRQPNLNLWAQGCHGVLLGHLQELASTLGSMLVVTILLQTLVLLGLRYLQTALEGLGGVINGEGETQGYLLPGGLRDMLKTAWLQGGVDHRPAPEEGPPEEASPKEGLPEA, from the exons ATGGCTCTTGTGCTACCCCTGGCGCTGCCCCTTCAGCCCCGCATCCGTCTGGCTCAGGGGCTCTGGCTCCTCTCCTGGCTACTGGCGGTGGCCAGTAGCCTCACCCTCCTCTGTAGCGGGCACCTCCTGGTCCAGCTTTGGCACCTTGGCACTTTCTTGGCTCCCTCCTGCCAGTTCACTGCCCTGCCCCAGGTTGCCCTGGCAGTGGGGGCGGTGGCTCTTGGCACAGGTCTGGTGGGTGCAGGAGCCAGCAGGGCCAGTTTAGATGCAGCTCAGTACCCGCCCTGGCGAAGGGTCCTGGGCCCACTGCTGGTGGCCGGCACTGCTGGAGGTGGGGGGCTCCTGGTCCTCGCCCTGGGGCTGGCCCTGGCCTTACCTGGGAGTCTGGACACTGGGCTGGAGGAGGGCCTGGGGGCTGCCATGGCTCACTACAAGGACACAGAGGTGCCCGGACACTGTCATGCCAAACAGCTGTTGGATGAGCTGCAGCTGAGGCACCACTGCTGCGGACGCCATGGGTACAAGGATTGGTTTGGGGTCCAGTGGGTCAGCAGCCGTTATCTGGATCCCGGTGACCAGGACGTGGTTGA CCGGATCCAGAGCAATGTGGAAGGCCTATATCTGATTGATGGGGTCCCTTTCTCCTGCTGCAACCCCCACTCACCCAGGCCTTGCCTGCAAAGCCGGCTCTCAGAACCACATGCCCACCTCCTCTTCGATCCCCGGCAGCCCAACCTAAACCTCTGGGCCCAAGGATGCCACGGGGTGCTGCTGGGGCACCTGCAGGAGTTGGCGAGCACACTGGGCAGCATGCTGGTTGTCACCATCCTCCTGCAG ACTCTGGTGCTCCTGGGCCTGCGGTACCTGCAAACTGCACTGGAGGGGCTTGGAGGAGTCATCAATGGGGAAGGAGAGACGCAGGGCTATCTCTTACCTGGTGGGCTGAGAGACATGCTGAAGACAGCATGGCTACAGGGAGGGGTTGACCACAGGCCAGCACCTGAGGAGGGCCCTCCAGAAGAGGCATCTCCTAAGGAGGGTCTACCTGAGGCCTAG